The nucleotide window ATAGCTATTTCAAATAATGTAGAAGTTTTAAAAACTTCTGGAGCATTAGAACTTTCTATTTTAGATTCTCCTATCTCAGACAATAAATAATGATCATCTAATTGAATTAGAAATTTATCTAAATCTTCTTTAGTTTGAAAATTTACATATCCTTTATGTCCGTGAGGAGATAATTCAAATTGAGCTTCTGCGCCGGCAGAAAGCTTAGATAAAGAAATTCACAATTCATTAGCTAATTGAACTTTTAAAATAAATCAATTTTTTGGCTGAAAAGCTTTTATCTCTTCTTCTTTATCAGCTAAAAATTTAAGTGCAATTGATTGAACTCTACCAGCTGATAATCCCCCTACTTTTCTTCTTACATATTTAGATAATTTAAAACCTATTCATCTATCTAATAAAATTCTTGCTAAATAAGAGTTAATTTGAGCTTGATCCAATTGTCTAGTATTCTCTAGAGAATATTTGACAGCACTTTCAGTAATTTCATTAAACACTGCTCTAAAACACTTTTTTTGTTCTTTCTCGCCCAATATAGAATAAATATGTCAAGAAATTGCCTCGCCTTCTCTATCTGGGTCAGTTGATAGATAAATTTTAGAGGCTAAACTAGCCTCTTTTTTAATTGCTTCTATAACAGGAATTTTTTTATTAGCGTAATCAATTTTTTTATCAATATTCTCTCATTTGAAATTAATTTTGTTAGGACCAAAATTAAGTCAACCTTTAGCTAATTCTCTTATATGGCCATAAGTGGCCATAATTTTCATATCTCTTCCTTCCAAATATTTAGAAATGCTCTTGATCTTTGCTGGGGATTCAACAAGCATTAACTCCCTCATTGCGGAAGGAATTTAGCAGCTACATTACAAGACTCTAATTAAAGTAAGAAATCACAGAAATTACTGCTGGTTTCTTGTACATTAAAGAATCTAAAGAACCATAAATAGATTTTCTAATAATTTGCTTAAAAGCTTTATTATCTATTTCTGAATTTAATTGAAGATATTTCACAATATCTTGTTTTAAACTCAGCTTAATTCTTGAAAGAACTTCATCTGATTTTAAATAATCATCAGAAAAAACATTCATCATTTGTATTATCGGAGAACTAACAATATTTTTTTTACATCTTAAAGAAACTAATACTACTCCACTTTGTGCTATTAATCTTCTTTCATAAATAGTCATTCTATTAATATCTAATATTTTTTTATTACCTATATATATTTCTTGTACAGGATTATCAGTAATGGTTACATTTTTTCTTTCTATATTAATATATTGACCATTTTCAAGAAAATATATTTTATCTATATTCATTACATTAGTTAAAGCTTTAGTAAATTCTACATAATCTTTATAAAAACCATTAACTGGCACTACATTATATGGAGCTAAATAATTAATTAATAACATTAAGTCTTCTGCTCCAGCCATATAAGGAGCAATAGAAGAAGGTATTTTTAGTACCTCTCCGCCCCTATCAGCTATCTCATTAATTACTGAAATTTCTTCTAATTCTCTTTCAGTAAAAGTATGAGTCATGAAGACTGTTATATCACTAATAAGAAATTCTCAGTCTTTAATATTTCCTTTATTCATTTCTCTTAAAAAACTATATAAACTATTATGATTCCCAACCACTACTCTAATTTGAACTACACCTTCTCTAGCATTATGTTCTCCTGTTTTCGAAAGTGAATGATTTTTTAATTTAGCCTCAGAAATAAAATCATTAAACATTTTGGATAATCTAACAGGATAAATAAAGAAATCATATTCATATATTCTTGCTATTCTA belongs to Mycoplasma parvum str. Indiana and includes:
- a CDS encoding ribonuclease J: MARLKYYSLGGQDEKFRFSGVLEINGDIFILNAGGSCVNTNVYEIEDVIPDYASLLPLKPKIKGLFIGVPKELNIASLPYFLDIFPEIPIFTNSFGKIIIEEFLERFEKEGGNKYSPNIIAINLISEYAVPKSECKVLPIKVAASLPNSLAWAFKLSPSDYALFIDEFLIASENLPCRENQLNFLFQALKNKVALLIIGTQSCATVPTFALKVADNFSYLKKLVSRINTRLFVATYKDDWYTLFNLSRIARIYEYDFFIYPVRLSKMFNDFISEAKLKNHSLSKTGEHNAREGVVQIRVVVGNHNSLYSFLREMNKGNIKDWEFLISDITVFMTHTFTERELEEISVINEIADRGGEVLKIPSSIAPYMAGAEDLMLLINYLAPYNVVPVNGFYKDYVEFTKALTNVMNIDKIYFLENGQYINIERKNVTITDNPVQEIYIGNKKILDINRMTIYERRLIAQSGVVLVSLRCKKNIVSSPIIQMMNVFSDDYLKSDEVLSRIKLSLKQDIVKYLQLNSEIDNKAFKQIIRKSIYGSLDSLMYKKPAVISVISYFN